The Nitrospira sp. KM1 genome includes a window with the following:
- a CDS encoding bifunctional nuclease family protein — protein MSDQQSLPHKSAVEFRVDRVLDESNTDTKIVVLVRQDGQPDNFPIWVGSSEGHAIKLAFDATVTPRPMSHDLIKSFADHLGVTIREVVITDVKNSTYFATVHLENNGLERTVDARPSDALSLALRIRCPIFITQDVLERRSTINLDAWLAKSASKTIDTNDAKEVQET, from the coding sequence ATGAGCGATCAGCAAAGCCTTCCGCACAAGTCAGCAGTCGAATTTCGCGTCGACCGCGTGCTGGATGAGTCCAATACCGATACCAAAATTGTCGTCCTCGTGAGACAGGATGGACAACCGGACAACTTCCCGATCTGGGTGGGATCTTCTGAAGGACATGCCATCAAGCTTGCGTTCGACGCCACGGTCACACCACGACCGATGAGCCACGATCTCATCAAGAGTTTCGCCGATCATTTGGGCGTCACGATCCGAGAGGTGGTCATCACCGACGTAAAAAACAGCACCTATTTTGCGACTGTGCATCTCGAAAATAACGGCCTGGAGCGCACAGTGGACGCAAGGCCGAGTGACGCCCTGTCGTTGGCACTGCGGATCCGCTGTCCCATTTTCATCACGCAAGACGTGCTCGAACGAAGAAGCACGATCAACCTGGATGCCTGGTTGGCCAAATCGGCTTCGAAAACCATCGATACGAATGATGCGAAGGAAGTGCAGGAAACCTGA
- the rplM gene encoding 50S ribosomal protein L13, with product MSTYLQKPLEVQEKWYVVDAEGKTLGRLAARVAAMLRGKHRPTFTPNVDMGDHVVVINAEKIHLTGDKMETKLYRSHSGYPGGLKTATAKHVFRKDPTRLLVEAIEGMLPKTPLGNHMAKKLRVYVGSLHPHRAQNPETITL from the coding sequence ATGTCGACTTATTTGCAAAAACCGCTTGAAGTGCAGGAAAAATGGTATGTGGTCGATGCCGAAGGCAAAACGCTGGGCCGTCTGGCCGCCCGCGTCGCCGCCATGTTGCGAGGCAAGCATCGCCCGACATTCACGCCGAACGTCGACATGGGTGACCACGTCGTCGTCATCAATGCAGAAAAGATTCATCTTACGGGCGACAAGATGGAAACGAAACTGTATCGAAGCCACTCGGGATATCCGGGCGGATTGAAGACCGCGACCGCGAAACATGTGTTCCGGAAAGATCCGACACGCTTGCTGGTTGAAGCGATTGAAGGCATGCTGCCAAAAACCCCGCTCGGCAATCACATGGCGAAGAAGCTTCGTGTCTATGTAGGTTCTTTACATCCTCACCGTGCGCAGAACCCGGAAACAATCACGCTCTAA
- the rpsI gene encoding 30S ribosomal protein S9, translating into MAAATQYATGRRKCAIARAWVTGTAGDITINDLPLEKAFPRLTLRQIIQLPLELAGVTGKFSIKATVHGGGPTGQAGAIRHAIARALVALSQPLRAPLKKEGLLTRDSRVKERKKYGQKGARKRFQYSKR; encoded by the coding sequence ATGGCAGCCGCGACTCAATATGCAACCGGACGACGGAAATGTGCGATTGCCCGAGCCTGGGTTACCGGCACTGCGGGCGACATCACGATCAACGATCTCCCGCTGGAAAAGGCGTTCCCCCGTTTGACGCTCAGGCAGATCATCCAGTTGCCTCTCGAGCTCGCCGGAGTGACCGGAAAATTCTCGATCAAAGCTACCGTACATGGCGGCGGTCCCACTGGACAGGCCGGCGCGATCAGACATGCGATTGCACGGGCGCTGGTGGCACTGAGCCAGCCGCTGCGGGCGCCGTTGAAAAAAGAAGGCCTGCTGACCAGAGATTCCCGTGTGAAAGAGCGCAAGAAGTACGGTCAAAAAGGGGCGCGAAAGCGTTTCCAATACTCGAAGCGTTAA